One Thermoplasmata archaeon genomic window, TCGCCCCGTCTGCACCGATGAGCACGCGGCACTTGAGTTCCCCGGTGCTCGTTCTCACCGTGACTGAATCACGCCCCTGAGATGCACCGAGCATTTCTGCCCTCACCGGCTGCTTCTTAAGGCGAGAGAGGAGCCATGAGTCGAACCGAGACCGGTCCACGGAGTATCCCGGGCGGGGGAAGCGCGAGAGGAATTCAGCGCTGGAAGCCGTGTGGAGATGATAGCCCCAAATTCTTCGCTCATACACGGTCCGGGGCAGAGGACCCACTAGCTCCTCAATTTTGGGAGGTAGGATGCCGGCGCAGGGTTTTGACCTTGGAAAAGAGCATCTGTCCATTAGAATATAATCCACCCCGAGCCTCTCTAGCTCTCTAGCAGCAGAGGCGCCCGCGGGACCGGCGCCGATTACTGCGACCTCGTACTCCTCCACATTGCTAAATCTGGTTAGGGCCTTAAATCTTCTCCTGCCGGAACTCTCCGCCCCCGGACCCGGAGAATTTCAGCCAGCATCGTTGCGCGAATTGGATAGCTGAGGCGGCTCACGCACCCAATTCCAAAAACAATATATCGCCCCCCCTCGCTCCCCTCGCCCAATGGGAAGCGCTTTGGTCGGGCGAATCAGGGAGCTTCGACGGAGGCCGCTGGATGAGCTTTTAGCGCTCGCCTGGGACGCGCGGCGCCTGAACTTCGAGCCCGTGCTGGGCGTTTCAGCACCCAGCCCGAAGGTCTATAGAGTCGCGAGCTTTACCAATCGACCCGGTAAATTCGTCAATATCAGCGTCACGGGTGGGAGGTGCGCCCTCCGCTGCGAGCACTGCGGGGGACGCCTGCTGAAAGACATGCTTCCCGTGTCCACTCCGGCCAGGCTCGTGGCCGTCGGCAGAGAGCTGAGGAAAAAGGGGTGCGCAGGTGTGCTCATCTCCGGCGGCTCACTCAGGGAGGGCCTCGTGCCCCTCCTCCCCTTCACCGGGGCGATTTCGGAACTCCGGAAAATGGGTCTGAAGGTCATCGCCCACACGGGCCTGATGGACCGGGCGACAGCATGGGCCCTGAGAGAGGCTGGGGTGATGCAGGTTCTTATAGATGTGATCGGGGACTCGAGAACCATCAGGGAGGTCTACCACCTCCGGAAGAAGCCCCAGGACTTCAGGAAAGCCCTCCAAGTGGCCCGGGAAGCCGGGCTTGGCCTAGCCCCCCACATCCTCGTCGGGCTCTACTACGGAAAGGTCAGGGGAGAATACAGGGCGCTGGAGTATGTCACGGAGGCCCGCCCGGAGGCGATTGTTATTATTTCCCTCACGAGAATTCGCGGGACGGCAATGGAGAGGACAGGAACGCCCCCCCCTGGAGAGGTGGCGAAGCTCATCGCTGTGGCCCGCCTCCTTAACCCTCGCACGCCCCTGATTCTGGGCTGTATGCGCCAGTCTGGCCCGGAGAAGCCCCTGCTGGAGAAGCTGGCTGTAGACGCCGGAGCAAACGCCATAGCCTACCCGCTTGAAGAAACTGTTCGCCACGCGAGGCGGAGGGGCCTGAGGGCCGTCTTCACTGAGGAATGCTGCTCGCTGATGTGGCCGCTACTGCCCCTCACTGGGCCATCGCTTTCTTGAAGAGCGGTATCGCTATCAGCAGCAGCACGAGGCCGAACACGAGCAGAACCACCACCTCCGTCCATATCTCCGCAAGTCCCGCTCCAAGGACAACGACCTTGCGCATCGCGGAGGTGGCGTAGGTCAGGGGCATCGCTTTAGCAACGTACTGCATGTAAACCGGCATCTGCTCTATCGGGAAAAAAACACCCGATAGGAACATCATGGGGAATTGAAGCACCATCATGAGCGTTCCGGCGGTCTCTTCGTCCTTTGCGGCGGATGTTATCGCTATCCCGAGCCCGATGAAGCTGAAGATTCCCAGCAGGAGCAGGAAAACGACCAATATCAGCGGGCCGTTGACGGTGACGCCGAAGAGGGTGAGGGCCAGAAGGAGGACCACAGCTCCCTGAACCATCCCCCTGACGCTCTGGGCGATTGTTTTTCCCAGTATAATGGAGAAACGGCTAGTGGGAGCGGCCAATATGCCGTCGAACGTGCCCGCCTCCCTCTCATGAGATATCGCTCTCGGCAGGCCGGTCATGACGCTGAACATCACCACCATCATCATCATTCCCGGCGCCATGAACTCGAAGTAATTCGGGTCGCCGGGAACAGTTCCCTTGATATGAATTTTATAGGGAGTGACGATTGCGGCCGAAGTGTTGAGGGGCTCTCCAGTTGTGCGGTTCACGGTCTGGATGGCCCGGCCCGTCCCCATCTGGGATATGACCGAGTTGAGCAGGGCCGTGAGCTGGAGCGAGAGTTGCGGCTTGGACTGGTCGTAGAGAATCGTGACCTGCCCCTGCCTTCCGGCGCGCAGGCTCGATGTGAAGTTCGCGGGGACTATCACGGCTCCCATTACATCGCCGCGGGTAATCATCTCACGCGCCTCATCCTCGCTCGAGGCGTTGGAGATGGAGAAGTAGCCGGTCCTATGGTTTATGCTCTGGAGGGTGAGATAGAATGTCAGGCCCTCCTCCCCTATGGTGCCGTTGGCCCTGTCCAGATTCACGAAAGAGACGGGGGCGTCCTTCAGGGTGGTCCCGGACGGGAAGATGTAGCCCGTCATCATCATCAGGAAGAGGGGGAAGACGAAGAGCATTACGAGCATCACCCGATTGCGCGCGAACTCCAAGAGGTCTTTGTGGGCTATCCATAAAGAATGGTAGATAACTGCCCCCGCTCCCATAGAATCACCTGATTCTCGGCCTTAGACCTAAACTGTGCGGCCCATGCCGGTGCATAGACACCCTTTCCTTTACCTCCTCCACCATAGCCCTACCTGTAAAGTGAAGGAATACGTCCTCTAGCGTGGGCTGGGTGATGGAGGCGTTCCTGAGCCTGAGACCGGCCCTCCCCGCGGCCTCGACCACCTCCTGAAAGGCGTCGCCTCGAGAAACGATTACCTTAACGCAGTTCTCTTTCTGAGACACGCTCATTATGCCGTAGAGGCCGCGGAGTCGCTCGGCCGCGTCGGACGGTGCATTGATCACATCCAGCTCAACCACGGTGTTGTTCCGGTCCGATATCCGGCCCTTCAACTCATCTGGCGACCCCACCGCAACTATCCTCCCCCTGTCCATCAGTCCTATGCGGTCACACAGGGCCTCGGCCTCGCTCATTATGTGCGTCGTCAGGACAATGGTTAGGCCGTCCTTTTTATTGAGCCTCTTGATGAGAGCGCGAATCTCGGCTGTGCTCTGGGGGTCAAGGCCGAGTGTGGGCTCGTCCATGAAGACCACTCGTGGCATGCTGACCAGCGCCCTGATGACGTTGATGCGCTGCTTCATGCCGGTCGAGAACTTCCCTATCTGCTCGTCGGCCCATTTCGTCATGTTGACGATTTTCAGGAGCTCTTCTATTCTCGCATCCGTTTCACTTTTAGGTACGTTATAGAGCTTAGCGAATAGCCTCAGGTTCTCGTAGGCGGTGAGCCTTTCGTACATTATCATCTTTTCCGAGACGATGCCGACGAGCTCCCTGACCCTGTGGGCCTCCTTGACCACGTCATAACCGGCGATCCTCGCCGAGCCTTCTGTAGGAAGAGAGAGGGTCGTGAGCATTCTTATCAGTGTGGACTTCCCCGCCCCATTTGGTCCGAGGAGGCCGTATATCTCTCCCTCATTGACCCGAATGTTCACACGGTCTACAGCAGTGAAGCCGTTGAACCTCTTGGTCAGGTTGATGGTCTCGATTATTGCTCTGCTCCCGACCGCTCCCGCTTCTCCGTCGAGCGAACCCTTTGGCATAGGCAAGACCCGGGCGCTTCAACCCCCCACTCAAAATATATCGTTTGTGGTCGGTGGGGGCCTGCTGTTCCTTGCCTTTCCACCCTAGATATACAAGGGTTGAGCGCGAGGCTCCTAAGCCCCGCAATCCCCGGAGCGGGGTCGTGAGAGTAAAAACTAAAAGGTCGGTCGCGAAATATATATTTCATGGCCTTGATGGCGAGGATGTACCTCGCGATATCGGTCCTATTCGGAATTCTGTTCGCCTTCTTTATGGTGCTGATTCTCCTCTTCGACCTGCCCTTTCTTATAGGTCTGGCGCTTTCCTTGCTCGCAGCTGTCGGGGTGGTGCTGCTACAGTGGGCTGTTTCACCGGCGGTTATTAAATGGATATACAAAATAAAGTGGGTGAACATATCCTACTTCCCCGCCTCCATCCAGGACTACATTCGGAGCACCTGCCGAGAGAACCGAATTCCAGTGCCTGCGCTGGGAGTCATCGAGGACGGCAACCCCAACGCCTTCGCGTTCGGTAGGACGAGGCGCAGCGCCCATCTGGTCGTGACGGAAGGGATATTTAAGTACTGCGACGAGGAGGAGCAGAGGGCGGTCGTCGCGCACGAGATGGGCCACATCGTACACAACGACTTTGTCGTGATGACCGTGGTGGCGATGGTCCCTCTCATCCTCTACATTTTCTACCGCGCCGCCTTCCGCTCGATTCGATATATGAAGGGAGGGGGGAAGGGGAAGGGGCAGGCCGTAGCGGCGATTGCGATCGCCGGAGTCATTGCCTTCCTCGCCTACCTTTTCGCCCAGCTGATCGCGCTGATGGTTAGCCGATACAGGGAGTACTACGCCGACGACTTCTCCGCCCGGAGCACGGGGAGGCCCAACGCGCTCTCCAGTGCGCTCATAAAAATAGCCTACGGTCTGGCGGTCGAAGGGAAGGGCCAGGGTATGGAGCAGGTCAAGCGCCAGACGAGATTTGAGACCAACCCCCTGATGTTCTTCGACGCCCGAATTGCGCGCGCTCTGGCGGTCCAAGCGACCACCGCCGGCTCCTACTCGAAGGAGACGCTGAAGAGGGTGATGGCCTGGGACCTGTGGAACCCTTGGGCCTTCTTCTCGGAGCTGACGATGACCCATCCCCTGCCCGCGAAGAGGATAAAGGCCCTAGGCAAGATCGCCTCTGAGCTGGGCCAGACCCCTTATATAAATTTCGACCTCGAGCAGCCAGAGTCCTACTGGGACGACTTCCTCCGGGACATATTCATCAGGGGCTCCTGGGCCCTGTCCATCCCCATCGCCATTTTTGTCGGTTGGTGGCTATTCCCGGTCGGGCTGATGGTTGCATTCTTCATCTCGCTCAGTGCCCTCCTTTTCTTTGCCGGGCTATTCGGCTTCGTTTATCTCCAGGTCTACAAGTACCCGCACAATTTCGCGAGTGCTCGCGTTGTTGACCTTCTCCAAGAGCCGAAGGCGAGCCCCGTCAGGGGAATTCCTGTGGAGCTGAGCGGGAAAATAATCGGGAGGGGGAGGCCAGGCCTCTTCTTTAACGAGGACATAAAGCTCGACGACGGGACCGGCCTGATTCTGCTGGACTATGACCAGGTTCTGCCGATAATCAATTTTTTCGTGGGCCTATTAAGGACCGAGAGTTGGCTCGGACAGGAGGTTGAGATAAGGGGATGGTACAGGAGAGGGGTGGTGCCATATATCGAGCTCTACGAGATGCAGGTTGGGAAGAAGAGGCATCGCCTGTGGACCGCGGGGCTGAAAATGGCGGGGTGCCTAGCCGTTGCTATTATTGGAGTGCTGCTTTTCGTCCTCAGCAATATCGCTTTGTTATGACAAATTCACAACTCAATACAAAGGCTCACGGGCCTCCTCCGTCTCCAACCCATGGTTCTTGCGCCAACATTTATACAGCTCCAGGCGTATTTCCAACCGGGAAAGAATGCTCCTCGTCACCACTTGGTTCGGGACCTTCCTGCTAGATGGGAAGCGCGTGGTCGAGCAGAGGCCCGCCCCGCGCGACCCGCGCGAGCTCGCCCGCCGCCTCCGGAGAATCGAGAGGGGTGAGATTCTAGATGAGGAGAGGGAGCTGGCCGCTCTTGTGACGGCGCGTGCGGGCGGGGGAGAGATTCCGGCGGCGGGAGGCGCTTCTAGAGGAGAGTCTAGCGCTCCGGCGGAAGGAGGAGGGGGAGTCGTTTCACAGGCACCCGAGGGGCCAAAGGTTGAGACCCATGCTGCCCGGCGGGCGCGGAGGGGCCGGCTCTCCGCAGTTTCGGAGGAGGGTGAAGGAAAGTCCCTCCAAGGAGGACCTGTCCCGGATGTGTTGGAAGAGAGGCTCCGCTCCCTCGGGAGGCTCGTCCCCGGCGCCCCTCCAGACCTCGAGCCGCTCGGAAGGAAGTTGGGCTTTGGACCGGAGCTCCTGCACGAGGCCACGCTCTGGATGGGCAGGGAGAAGCTCGGCGAGCTCGGCCCGGACAGGCTCGTGACCCAGGCCGTTGCGGGGCTGGAGGAGCTAACCCGCGTCTCCAATCTGCTTACCGAGAGACTGGTGGAGTGGTACGGCCTCCACCTCCCCGAGCTGGCCGAGTCCCTTGGGACCAAAGATTTCGTCGAAGCGGTGGCAGAGTACGGAGGGAGGGAGGGGGTCGAGAGGGCCATGGGCAAGAAGTTCGACTCGCCCGGCGCGCTTCTCTCCCCGGCGGACGAGGCTGCCATCCGTTCCTGGGCCTCTCTGGTGAGGGAGGTTGGTCGCTGCAGGGCAGGGCTCGAGGGCTACATCACCAAGAGAATGGAGGAGCTCGCGCCAAACCTGAGCGCCATCGTGGGTCCCCTCCTCGCAGCCCGGCTTCTTTCCCTCACTGGAAGTTTGGATAGGCTTGCGAGGCTCCCTGCGAGCACAGTCCAGCTCCTCGGCGCGGAGAAGGCCCTCTTCCAGTTCATGAAAACGGGAGGGAGGCCGCCCAAGCACGGTGTCCTCTTCCAGCACCCCCTCGTCCACAGGGCGCCGCCGAGGCTGAGGGGCAAGGTCGCGAGGGCCCTAGCATCCAGCGCCTCGCTCGCGGCGCGCGCCGACGCCTTCGGCCGAAGAGACATTACAGAGGCCATCAAGGAGGGTCTTCAGAAAAAGCTCTCTCGAATTCAAAAGGAATCAACGCTGGACAGGGAGAGAAGGGGGGCCAGCGGTTGCGGAAAACGCGGCCGCCGGGGCGAAAGGTGAGGGACATCCGGCGGCAGGGGAAAGATATAATATTCTCAAGGAGTTATTACGCCAACGGAGGTTGCTATTGCCCGAGGCTGCGAAGATCTGGGAATTCCAGACTAAAAATGAGGTCAGAGACGTCGCCATCACCAAAGGCGGCGAGCTGGTTGCGGCGGGCATTTCCGACGGGACCCTCCTCCTATTAGATAATCAGGGCAAGGCGATCTGGCAGAGGGACGCAGGGGCACCGATACTCAAGCTGAAAATGTCGAGCAACGGCGAGTTAATATCCATAATCACCGCTGACGCCAGGGTCCACCTTTACGATAGAAATGGCAACGTCCTCTGGAAGATGGGCCTGAAGGAGCCCATTACCAGCCTCTCCATGAACTCAACGGGCTCCTCCGTGGTGATAGGCAGCGAGAACATGAACACCTACGTTCTCGACAGAAGCGGCAAGGTGCTCTGGGGCGCGAGAATGGGTGGCGCGGTGCATGACGTCTGTATATCCTCAAATGGAAACTACGTCGTTGCGGGGTCTGACGACCACTCGATATACCTCCTCGACATTGGTGGAAAGCTGATATGGAGCTACCGCACGGAGGGCCCGATTCGGACCGTGGCGATATCCGACAACGGGGACTACCTCCTCGCCTCTTCGATGGACAAAAGGCTCTACTTCTTCGAGAGGACGGGCTCCCTCCTCTGGAACCCTAGGAACCCCGAGACCGCCTCCTGTATGGACCTATCCCTCTCTGCGCGCAACATTGTGGTCGGGGTAGGAAACGAGGTCCATCTCCTCTCAAGGAACGGGGCACTCGTCAAGCGCTGGCAGTGCCGGGATAGAGTCCTCGATGTTGCAATCTCGACAAATGGGGAGTTTGCGATAGTGGCCTCGGCCGACGATCATGTATATCTTATGGACCAGAACGGCGAGGAGGTGTGGAGACAGAAGAGGCTCGAGGACGCCACCTGCGCTGCTCTGACGGCCGCGGGAGACTTTGCGGTCGCCGGGGGCCGGGACCGGGTCATCTGCTACTTCGACAACAACCAGTTCTTCAGTGCCATCATATCCCAGGCCGCGCGCTACCTTGAGAGTGTCAAGAATTTCGGCGTTGCGGCCCTCGAGGCCGAGGTGCTGATGCAGAGGGCCGCCTCAGAGCTGGAGAGGAAGGCCTACACCTCCGCGGTCAACTACGCCCGGGGGGCGGAGAAGGTGGCCCTGCGCCTGAAGGAGAAGAGCAGGCCTGAGCTTTCCATACTCGCCGTTGCATCGGAGAGCTTCAACGTGGACTCGGTCACAAAGCTCAACACGATAATAATGAACACAGGCAGCGCCCACGCCGCCAACCTGAAGCTGGAGTTCTCGGGGCAAGTTGCTATTGAGGGCAATATGAGAATTCCCCAGCTCCAGACGGGGAAGTTCGTGAACGAAGTTTACGGTATCAGGCCTTTAGTCGTGGCAACAATACCTATGAAGCTTTCAATTCATTTCAGCGATATGGAGGGAAAGGAGTACCTGACGGAGGCGATTTTTTCGATTGCAGCCGGGGAGCCCGGCAGGAAGGTGGCTTTCGGAAAGACCCAGCCCATTATCCAGCACGGGAATATTCAGAGGCTCGTGGCCAAGGTCCAGGCCTCGAAGAAGGAGGCTCCGAAGACGCCAGCCCCCACCCCTCTCGCGAGGGTACCATCGCCGGGTGTCACATTCACACCGGACGCGCGCTGCCCCGTCTGTGGAAAGCCTGTGAGGCGCGACTTCCTCGCCTGCCCGTTCTGCCACACGAAGTTCAGGGCCGGGTGATAAAATTCTGGAGCCCTCGAGATTCAGAGGGGTCTACCTATCGCGCGGGAACCTCTATACCCGCAGGCTGGCTGGCGGTAGCGTGTACGGTGAGAAGATAGTTGAAATCAAAGGGGAGCTCTATCGCGAGTGGAACCCCTGGAGAAGCAAGCTCGCAGCTGCAATAAAGAATGGTCTGAAGGAACTCCCCATAGAGAGGGATTCGAGGGTGCTCTATCTCGGTGCAGCCAGCGGGACGACCGCGAGCCATGTCTCTGATCTCTGCCCTGACGGAATGGTGTTTTGCGTCGAGATTTCCCCTCGGGCATTCAGGGACCTTCTCGGCGTCTGCAGGGAGAGGCCCAACATGTTCCCTCTGGAGGCCGACGCGCGGCACCCTATGAGCTACATGGCCGTTGTGGGGGCGGTTGACTTCATTTATCAGGATATCGCGCAGAGGGACCAGGACAAGGTCTTCATGGCCAACGCGGAGATGCTTCTCCGTAGGGGAGGGAGGGCCCTCCTAATGCTCAAGGCGCGCAGCGTATCCTCCTCCGAGAGGCCTGAAGAGACTTTCCGCCGGGTGCTGGCGTCGCTCGAGGCGTCTCCATCCGTCAAGGTCACCGAGAAAATCCGTCTCGAGCCCTACCACCGCGACCATCTGGCTCTCGGGATACAATGGAAGGGCTGAGGCCTCGTCGAGGGATACGGAGCCAAACCCCCCGGCCGCTCTATAATGATGCTAAACGTGACAGGTGAACCCCGTGTCTCATGTCCATTCCCAGAAGGATGGTGAGTCGGGAGGGGAGTGAGCGTGTGGAGGGGAGAGAGCGTTCAGAATCCACCTCTACCGAGGAAGCATATCCACGGTGAAATGATACGTGGTGCCGGTCAGGGCCCAGCCCCCCGGCACGGGCTCTCCGCCGAGTGGGAGGGCCCCCAGGTGGAGT contains:
- a CDS encoding radical SAM protein: MGSALVGRIRELRRRPLDELLALAWDARRLNFEPVLGVSAPSPKVYRVASFTNRPGKFVNISVTGGRCALRCEHCGGRLLKDMLPVSTPARLVAVGRELRKKGCAGVLISGGSLREGLVPLLPFTGAISELRKMGLKVIAHTGLMDRATAWALREAGVMQVLIDVIGDSRTIREVYHLRKKPQDFRKALQVAREAGLGLAPHILVGLYYGKVRGEYRALEYVTEARPEAIVIISLTRIRGTAMERTGTPPPGEVAKLIAVARLLNPRTPLILGCMRQSGPEKPLLEKLAVDAGANAIAYPLEETVRHARRRGLRAVFTEECCSLMWPLLPLTGPSLS
- a CDS encoding ABC transporter permease — its product is MLVMLFVFPLFLMMMTGYIFPSGTTLKDAPVSFVNLDRANGTIGEEGLTFYLTLQSINHRTGYFSISNASSEDEAREMITRGDVMGAVIVPANFTSSLRAGRQGQVTILYDQSKPQLSLQLTALLNSVISQMGTGRAIQTVNRTTGEPLNTSAAIVTPYKIHIKGTVPGDPNYFEFMAPGMMMMVVMFSVMTGLPRAISHEREAGTFDGILAAPTSRFSIILGKTIAQSVRGMVQGAVVLLLALTLFGVTVNGPLILVVFLLLLGIFSFIGLGIAITSAAKDEETAGTLMMVLQFPMMFLSGVFFPIEQMPVYMQYVAKAMPLTYATSAMRKVVVLGAGLAEIWTEVVVLLVFGLVLLLIAIPLFKKAMAQ
- a CDS encoding ABC transporter ATP-binding protein, with protein sequence MPKGSLDGEAGAVGSRAIIETINLTKRFNGFTAVDRVNIRVNEGEIYGLLGPNGAGKSTLIRMLTTLSLPTEGSARIAGYDVVKEAHRVRELVGIVSEKMIMYERLTAYENLRLFAKLYNVPKSETDARIEELLKIVNMTKWADEQIGKFSTGMKQRINVIRALVSMPRVVFMDEPTLGLDPQSTAEIRALIKRLNKKDGLTIVLTTHIMSEAEALCDRIGLMDRGRIVAVGSPDELKGRISDRNNTVVELDVINAPSDAAERLRGLYGIMSVSQKENCVKVIVSRGDAFQEVVEAAGRAGLRLRNASITQPTLEDVFLHFTGRAMVEEVKERVSMHRHGPHSLGLRPRIR
- a CDS encoding M48 family metalloprotease encodes the protein MALMARMYLAISVLFGILFAFFMVLILLFDLPFLIGLALSLLAAVGVVLLQWAVSPAVIKWIYKIKWVNISYFPASIQDYIRSTCRENRIPVPALGVIEDGNPNAFAFGRTRRSAHLVVTEGIFKYCDEEEQRAVVAHEMGHIVHNDFVVMTVVAMVPLILYIFYRAAFRSIRYMKGGGKGKGQAVAAIAIAGVIAFLAYLFAQLIALMVSRYREYYADDFSARSTGRPNALSSALIKIAYGLAVEGKGQGMEQVKRQTRFETNPLMFFDARIARALAVQATTAGSYSKETLKRVMAWDLWNPWAFFSELTMTHPLPAKRIKALGKIASELGQTPYINFDLEQPESYWDDFLRDIFIRGSWALSIPIAIFVGWWLFPVGLMVAFFISLSALLFFAGLFGFVYLQVYKYPHNFASARVVDLLQEPKASPVRGIPVELSGKIIGRGRPGLFFNEDIKLDDGTGLILLDYDQVLPIINFFVGLLRTESWLGQEVEIRGWYRRGVVPYIELYEMQVGKKRHRLWTAGLKMAGCLAVAIIGVLLFVLSNIALL
- a CDS encoding NOP5/NOP56 family protein, which produces MLLVTTWFGTFLLDGKRVVEQRPAPRDPRELARRLRRIERGEILDEERELAALVTARAGGGEIPAAGGASRGESSAPAEGGGGVVSQAPEGPKVETHAARRARRGRLSAVSEEGEGKSLQGGPVPDVLEERLRSLGRLVPGAPPDLEPLGRKLGFGPELLHEATLWMGREKLGELGPDRLVTQAVAGLEELTRVSNLLTERLVEWYGLHLPELAESLGTKDFVEAVAEYGGREGVERAMGKKFDSPGALLSPADEAAIRSWASLVREVGRCRAGLEGYITKRMEELAPNLSAIVGPLLAARLLSLTGSLDRLARLPASTVQLLGAEKALFQFMKTGGRPPKHGVLFQHPLVHRAPPRLRGKVARALASSASLAARADAFGRRDITEAIKEGLQKKLSRIQKESTLDRERRGASGCGKRGRRGER
- a CDS encoding DUF5711 family protein encodes the protein MPEAAKIWEFQTKNEVRDVAITKGGELVAAGISDGTLLLLDNQGKAIWQRDAGAPILKLKMSSNGELISIITADARVHLYDRNGNVLWKMGLKEPITSLSMNSTGSSVVIGSENMNTYVLDRSGKVLWGARMGGAVHDVCISSNGNYVVAGSDDHSIYLLDIGGKLIWSYRTEGPIRTVAISDNGDYLLASSMDKRLYFFERTGSLLWNPRNPETASCMDLSLSARNIVVGVGNEVHLLSRNGALVKRWQCRDRVLDVAISTNGEFAIVASADDHVYLMDQNGEEVWRQKRLEDATCAALTAAGDFAVAGGRDRVICYFDNNQFFSAIISQAARYLESVKNFGVAALEAEVLMQRAASELERKAYTSAVNYARGAEKVALRLKEKSRPELSILAVASESFNVDSVTKLNTIIMNTGSAHAANLKLEFSGQVAIEGNMRIPQLQTGKFVNEVYGIRPLVVATIPMKLSIHFSDMEGKEYLTEAIFSIAAGEPGRKVAFGKTQPIIQHGNIQRLVAKVQASKKEAPKTPAPTPLARVPSPGVTFTPDARCPVCGKPVRRDFLACPFCHTKFRAG
- a CDS encoding fibrillarin-like rRNA/tRNA 2'-O-methyltransferase, which codes for MEPSRFRGVYLSRGNLYTRRLAGGSVYGEKIVEIKGELYREWNPWRSKLAAAIKNGLKELPIERDSRVLYLGAASGTTASHVSDLCPDGMVFCVEISPRAFRDLLGVCRERPNMFPLEADARHPMSYMAVVGAVDFIYQDIAQRDQDKVFMANAEMLLRRGGRALLMLKARSVSSSERPEETFRRVLASLEASPSVKVTEKIRLEPYHRDHLALGIQWKG